TGCATGACACCTCGACGCTCAGCCGGGCTCTGAACGGACTGGGACTCTGTGCATTGCGGCAAGGTGCGTACGCACAGGCCCTGGCGTTCTTTCTCGATGGCCTGCGACAAACACCGCCAGAAGACGCCTTCGGGCGCCTGCGACTGCTCAACAACATCGGGCTGACCCGGATGGAAGTCGGTGATCACGCCTTCGCGCTGCAGGTGCATGAACAGGTGGTGGCGCTGGCAGAAGAACTGGGGGAGGAGATCAGTGTCCTCACGGGCCTGACGAACATCATCGTCGACCGATACGAATTGGGAGAGTACACACGGGTCCTCACACTGATCGAGCAGGCTCAGCCTGACATCATGCGTTCGGGCCTCGTGGCTCACCGAGTGGTGCTCGCCATCTACGCCACGCTGTGCTCGTTACAACTCGGAGAGCTCGCGCAGGCGCAGGCAGCAGCGACACGCCTTCTCCCCTGATGGAGCAGGCTGAAGCAGCGAACGATTGGGATAACGCCATTCACGCGCGGATGGTGTGCGGGATGGTCGCCATCCGGGCAGGGAAGGCCGAAGCAGCAAGGCCTCTCCTTGAGCGCGCCCTGCTTCTGGCACGCCACTACCGTTTACGCGCACGAGAACGTGACACCCTGCTGCTGCTGAGTGAAACCTGCCATCTTCTCACGGATTGGCGCTGCGCCTACGACTTCATGGTGGCCTATCATCATCTGGAACGCACCCTCCACGATGAGCACGTCGACCGGCAGATTGCGCTCCTCAGTGACCAGGTACAAATTGAACAACTGAACCACGAATCACAGACGCAGCGTCAGCAATTCCTCGCGCTACTCCACGATCACGAACTTGTGCTGCAAAGTCGTCAGGCATTTCGTCTGCGCGCGAACCAAGATCCGCTGACCGGATTAGCCAACCGCGCCGGCTTCCAGAGTCGCGGTGAAGAACTGTTATCACATCCTGAACAGGTCCGCTGTGCCGTCATCTTTTTAGACCTGGACGGCTTCAAGCCTGTCAATGATACCTATGGGCATGCCGCTGGAGATCAGGTGCTGATTCACGTGGCAGAGCGGCTCAAGGCCCATGTACGCCCAGATGATCTGGTCGCCCGCCTGGGTGGTGACGAGTTCGCCATTCTGCTGACCCACCTCCAGCAGCCAAATGACGCCCTGACGATCGCGACCAATCTACTGGACGCTGTCTCACAGCCCTACGATCTCACGGACACGGTGGCATCTGGACTGACGGTGATGATCAGCGCATCCGTCGGCGTGGCAGTGGCCCCATTGAGCGGACAGACACTCGCTACCTTACAGCGGCAGGCGGATGAGGCCATGTATGCCGCCAAACGTCAAGGTCGGCAACAGATCATTGTGGACGCTCCTTCTTCCTGACTCCGAGGAACAGGCCTTGTGCGGCAACACCCGGCGACGGGCACAGGCACCCCATCTGGGCCGATACGCCCTATGAGTGCGGAGGTGCGAGACTGTTCAGCGTGTCGATGCCGTTGACACCCTCAGACGCGCATGCGGCCAGCGTCGATGCTGAACAGAACGGCTCAGGTGCAGCTACTGTCAGAGCCCAACACGACCATCGTCGACCTAGAACTTCGACCTTGCCCGCTGACGCTCCTTCAATTGAGCAGTCGGCTTTGCTCGTCCGCCAGATCCCGCGCTGCACACGCCGTTGCCACCAGCATCATCGCGCTGGTCGTCCCACCCGCCAAGCCCAGATACGCCGCTGCATGCACGCCCTCGAATCCCGCCATCAGCGCCGATACCCCAGACCCCCGCAGCCGCGCATACCAATCCTGTCCCAACGCCAGGATGTCCACCCCCGCATTCCCATCCAGCAGCGCAATTTCTCGCGCTTGCCGCTCAAGTTCCACGCTGTACTCCAACAGCAGTTCGGCAGACGGACGCGCTTCGCTGAACATCGGCGCATACTTCACCGCCGCCAGAATCTGCAAGGCCGCGGTGATACAGGTCTCGAACGCCTGCAGGTTCGCAGGATGGCTCCATGATGAATGCTCGAACGCCGTCATGCCTCCCCGTGCCCAGCTGTCGGGTATTCGCTCGGCGCGGCAGTTCCTCCCGAGTTGAGCTGATACCCGGTGCCGGGTTCAGCCAGCAGAACAGCCATCCGAAACTCGCTCACCGTCACTCCATGCTCACGCGGCGTGATAACAGCAGGCGCACCGCGAAAGCGGATTCGGCAGCGGAGCTGACAGACCATACGACCAGTCTACCCGCCCAACCAGGCCCTCCGGCGCAACAGGGGGCGGACAGCGCGTCCCAGTGACAACCCTCTCAGTCCTGATCCTCAAGCGCAATCACCGGCGGCTCCATCAACTCATCCATCGACGCCTGCCGGATCACATACCCGACTCGCCGCACTGTCGTGATCAACCCCTGTAGATGCACCAACCCCAGCTTGGCCCGCAGCGTCGTCATATGCGCGTCAATCACATTACTTTGCCTGGAGTGTTCCTTCTCTGGCCACAGTTCCCGAACAATCGCTGACCGCGACAACGGTTGGTCCACACGCTGCAGCAGCACCGTCAAGAGTTGCCGTTCGGTCTTGGTCAGTGGCAGCGGATAACCTTGGAACGTCACCAGATGCCGCTGCGGCCACACCACCAACCCGTGCGACAACAGGTGTGCTTGATGCTGAGATCGCCGCAGCCGCGCGCCGATCCTGGCGACCATTTCCGCCATCACCATTGGCTTGACCAACACCTGGTCCGCCCCAGCCTGCATCAGTTCAACCGTTTCCTCGGGCACATCACAGGCCGTCAGCACGAAAACTGGGACGGTGCTGTTGAGCCGCAGACGGCGGAGCACGTCGCGTCCTGGTCCGTCCGGGAGGACTGCGTCCACGACGACCAGGCTCGGGGGTACCTCGCGTGCCAGCGTTAAGCCGGTCATCACCGAGGTGGCCCGTTGAACCGGATGCCCCGCATCCTCCAATGCTGCCTGAAGCGGCTCCGCAAAAGATTGATCGGAGATGATCATGAGAATGCAGCTGGGCGGCATGTCGCATGATGTCATGCACCGAACAACGCTTCATTCACACTTCTTAGAGCAATGAACGCGCTCTTGAGAGCCACTTCAAAACATTTTACGAACTGACCACCAGAGGTCGCGGGTAAAAGGAGGTGGGACCTCAAAGAAACGCATCCAGGGAGCCTGGCATTGGCAAGCTCTCCCCCTCACGACGGACTCGCACCCTCCCCCTAACGCATCTTCAACCATTCAGCACCCCCGACGAACGCTGGGTCGGTACACTGCCCTCCATGACTTCGTTCCAGTACGACGTGCTGATCATCGGCGGTGGCTTCGCTGGTCTCAGTGCGGCCCTGTACACCGCCCGCGGCATGAAACGCGCCTTCGTGTGCAGCGCTGGCCCCAGCCGCAATGCACCCTCCCTCTCTACCCACGGTGTGCTGACGCGCGACGGAACCCCACCCGCCGAGTTCCTCCAAACAGCCCATGCCGAACTCGACCACTATGACGTTCCTCGCCTCAACGGTCGGGTGGTGCAGCTCACCGGGCAGAACAATGCCTTCATCGCGACCCTTGAAAACGGCGAGACGGTGCAGGCCCGCAAGATCATCCTTGCCACGGGCGTGCGCGATGTCCTGCCGGACACCATCCCTGGGCTTCGGGAAGAGTGGGGGAGAGGGGTGCATCACTGTCCGTACTGTTACGGCTGGGAAGTCCAAGGTGGACCGATTGCGCTGTATCAGCCCGGCTTGAATGCATCTCACATCCAGAGCGTGCTGTACCACCAGAAGATCAGCCCAAATCTTCTGGTCTGCAGCGATACCGCTCCGGACTTGAGTGCTGCGCAGCGGCAGCTACTTAAGGCCCGCCACATCGAAGTGATCGACGAACCTTTGGTGGAAGTCGAGAGCACAGGACCGGGCGTTCGTTTGACCTACGCGGACGGCAACTGGACGGAACACTGGGCGTTATACGCCCATAGCGAGCGTGTGCTCAATGCGGACTTAGCAGTGCAGCTTGGCTGCGAGGCCACAGCAGCCAGCATCACGGTGAATGCGAAGCAGGAAACGACGGTGCCAGGGGTCTATGCGGCAGGTGATGTAAGCAGTGGCAATCAGGTGATCTTCGCGCTGGCGAGTGGGGCCAGCGCGGCAATGTATGCCGGGTATACCTTGTTCGACGACGATCTCCCGGCGGATGCGAGGGCCTATTGATACCTGCATAAGTTGGTCACGCCTTTGCTCCCGTAGCGTCGTCAGAGAAGACTGTCCACGGCGTACGGGTCAGCCTTACGGACAGCAAGTCAACAGGTCAAGCTGTCCCGAACTTGTGCAGGTATCAAGAGCCGCACCTGAGTAGGGAACAGTTTGGTGGCACAGACGAGAAACTGCTGGATGAGCAGCGTCTTGGACGGAGTCCACAGCATATTATTGATACCTGCATAAATCGGTCACACCTGGCTTCCTTAGAGGAAGAGAAGCAGTAGCGTGCCGCTCTGGGGCTACGCTTCGGTCACCTGTCCCCAACTTATGCAGGTATCAATAGCAGCGCGGCTAAGTTACCTCAAGATCGGCCTTCGGACCGTGCAGCACACACTTGCGAGAGGGCTGGCCATCTTCACTCGCTTCGGTTTGCATGGGGGTACTTATCCTAAACCAATCGGCTGCTGAACATGGAGGCAAGCAGACTCAGGGATCGCATTCAAAGTCGTCTGGACGCTCATTTTTCGCCCACTCTCAAAATGTGTTAAGCCCTCAGCTGCCTGCACTGTAATTTTGCACGTTGTTCCCTGACCAAGTCGGCAATGAGTGAAAGGACAAAGCGTACACTTAAGCCACCGTGGCAAATCAACTCACCCCGCCAGAGTTGCGTGTGGCTGTTAATAATCTAGCTGCCCGCGTCAAAGAAGCGTCCAACGGCATACTCACCTTAACTGGTCCTCAAGTCGGTAAGGAACTTCTTAATCCTCCACAAGTCTCCTGGGCCGACAAGCAGATCCGCAGAGGCTTGAAATACCATGGCGTCACGGTCCACAAGCAGAAAGGATGGTTTGGAGAGAAGTACGTCTTTACCGCGCATGAGGGTGGCCTTCAGCGCCTGGGCATTGCAGAGGACGACTACTTGGAAATTGCTGCTCAAAGCATGATGCAATGTTTGATGGGTATCGGGCTGGCGGGTAGAGCAAGCGGGGTAGGTCTGGGTTCTCTGTTCCAGATGCACGTGATGGAAATTTTCAGAACGGTTCTCTGGTCTTAATGGGACAATCAAAGCTATCACCACAGAAACTGTCGAAGCTGACCTCCCGACTCAGCAAAGCCTAGATCTCTGGCGAGAAATCTACGGCGCATATTTTGGGATGTCAGACATTACCTATGACCGATTTGCCGTGGGCGTTGCTCAAGCTGAATTACACTATGCACTGGACGAGCCGCCTGACTACCTCATCGCTCTCTGCAGCGTAAGTAGTGAACTCGCCATGATGGTGGTTCAGGGGATGGCCGGAATCATCTCTGCTTTTGTATGGACAGCACCCTTTAGGGCTGATCGCATTGCTTTACTTGATAAATATAAGGAACGCTGGTTCAGCGTGAGTGCTACAGCCTTAGGCGTTCAATATATCGACGGGCAGTTTCTGGAGTGAAATTGCCTCTTGATACCTGCATAAGGACAAATAATAGGGTCACAGCTCTGGGGTAGCAGCTTGCCCCCAGCTCATCCTGATACAGCATCTGATAGCTAGCACGTGAGCAGACCATCCTGAGCAGGGGCCTCGGCAGCTATCGATACCTGCATAAGTTGGGGACAGGTGACCGAAGCGTAGCCCCAGAGCGGCACGCTACTGCTTCTCTTCCTCTAAGGAAGCCAAGTGTGACCGAATTTATGCAGGTATCAATAATCACCGCGAAGAGGGGTTGACAGCTGGCGGATTTTGAGCAAGCAGTGAGGTATCGAATGTTGAGGTTGTCTGCGAGGACGGGGAGCGCCACTTTTAACCAGAGACTCAGCATGGTCTTCACTTGCTCCCCTAACTCCCCTTCAAAACGGGGAAAGGGTCGTGCTGAATTTCAGCGCCTGTACGATCGTTCTGCGAGGGAATCACCTCAGACCTGAGACGCATTCGCTGGAAAGTGGATGCATGCGCATCCACCTCAAGCCATAGACTCCGGGTATGTCCTCCCGTTCTTCAGCCCACCTGTCCACCCTGACGTTTTCCCCAGTCGTCCGGGAAGACACGTCCATCAGTGGTGAGGCGGTGACGAAGACCAGACGCGTGTTTTTGGACTTCGTCATCGATGGCCGTTCCTTCTGGAACACCCTGACCCGTCCGGACTTCATCTCGTTTTTCGGCTGGCTGCTGGACGAACAGGACGAACAGGCATGGGTGGACCGCCTGCTCCTTCGCGGTCCAGCAGATCTCTCCAACGGTCGCCGCTCGTTCTACATATGCCCGGAGTGCGGTGATTTGGAGTGTGGCTCGTATTCTGCTGTGATGGAGCGAAGTGCGAACACGTTCGTGTGGCGCGACATCGGCTTCGTCTGGTGGGACCATCAACATGAAGGACACGCAGAGACCGTAGAATTGATGGAAGGTTTCGGGCCATTCGTGTTCGATGCAGCTGAGTACGAACTTGCATTCGAACGAGCACGGAGGGTCAGCCACGAATTGAGGACGGCCTTGTACTGTACGGACCCCGAGGAATGAGGCGACCGTGAACAGGGGTTGATTAACCTCGAATAGGGGTTGCTAAGGACGGGTCACAGATATAAAAGGCGCAGTGCTCATCTTTCTGTCGCGACTGTTAACCGCAAATCGGGGTTGAGAAGATAATTTGAAAGATAGTTATCCGTACATCGGGATTATTGAGCAGAATGATCCTGTCCCGTAGTATGTTCGCGTATTGCCTCATCCCCAAACAGGACAAGCACATTGTCTGACATTTCCTCTAATTTTTGATTCCCCGGCTGTAGCCTTGCCGCACTGAACAGCACCACGAATCCATGCTCAAAGGTGAGTTCGATGCTTTGTGGGTACTTCTCTAAATTTTCAGGCTGGCTGTCTGGCACCAAGCACCAGCGAATACGAGCCTCTGAAATCCGCCGCCCGATCAGCGAGGCCCACCGACTAGCCCGCGTCACGTTGGTCACAAGTGTGGCATCTAACTGATTCAACAAGATCCCCTCGGAGACGATCAGACCGTATTCAATAAAGCTATTGTCCCACCTTACGCAAAACGAACGATCCTCACCGATCAAGTCAACACCATCGGAAACACTGTCCACCTTAGCGAGCCCCCTCCAAGCGGGATAGCTTCCAGGGTTCTCGTAGTATCGAACCTGCTTCAGGCGCATGCCTTCTAGGTGACGCACACGGCGGTCAAACGCCTCATCGCTCATAACCTAACCTTACTCGACCTTCCACTTCTCCAGCGGCTCAGAATTGCCCAGAGTACAGGTATGTGCCGTCCCGATTTCAGTTTACAGCCGCTCCATGTCGCCTTCGAGACCCTCATCGTCTGGCTGGAGCCGCAGATGCCCACAAAACTCTTGCACGATCACGAGAAAATTTCAAACGCGCAACTGGTCGCGGTGGCGCTGCTGCAACGCATCCATAAATTCGTGTATTTCCGCAAGTGGTGGCAATTTCTGAAGTTGAATCACTTTGCTTGGTTTCCTTCTGAAGTTCAGGCTCGAATTCGGCTGGCCCGCCTCACTCCTGTGATTGAACGGCTCAGTGTCGAAGTCCAGAAACTGGACTTCGTGATCATCGACTCCGAGCCGCTCCCCGTGAGTACATTCAAGCGTGCCCCACGTTGCAGATTTCCTGGCGCAACACATGGATTCGGAACCTCTGGGCCCGTATTCGGCTTCAAGCTCCATGCATGGACGACGCTGAGCGGCAAAATTGCTAAGTATGAGATCCACCCGGCAAACCTGCATGACTTCACGGTCGGCTGCCTGATGAACAGAGATTGGCCCGCATATGGCGGGCCAAAACAGATTGGGGACAAAGGGTATCAGTCTGGCACCTACCTCACTCCGCCTAAGAAGAACGCCCAGCAGTTCGACCCACGCTGGAAGGAGGAATATGCCGCAGCACGCAAAATCATCGAGTCTACGTTTTCAGCGCTTTTCGGAGCAGGACTGCGATGGGGCCAAGTCAAGACGATGCGAAGCCTTCGGCTGAAAGTGGCTCTACTGGTTTCAGCCCACAACCTCAAATTTCGAAATATCACCCTATAATCACAAATCCTTCAGTTCGTCAACCCCTATTCACGGTGTGTAATATGTAGGAAATTCTTCCTGAAATCATTCAATTCGTTAATCCCTATTCATGGGATCCTGTAAGCTTAGCGAACTTGCGGATACGCACGATTGGTGAACTCTACTACCGCACCACCAAGTCTAATAATGTGGTGTACGCTGAATTATGGCGAGGCAGCAAAACGACGCACATTGGCATCATTACGTCCCTATTGGCTATTTGAAAAATTTCACAAATATGCAAGGCACGCTCTGTGGCTATCGCAAATCCACGAACATGCCGTTTCAATTCGCCAAGCCAAGAGATGTTGCGGCCGCTGAAGAATTTCATACACTTCCCTTGCGCCCAAATCCCGTTGAATTGGAAAAACGATTGGATCGAGAGTTCGAGCGTCCAATGATCAGGACGATCAATACGGTGCTTGCTCGCGTTCGGCTACGGCAGGCTGGCCTGCAATGGGGACCACTTTTCACCCCTGAAGAGCACTTGTCACTGGCGAAATTCGCTGCGCTACAGCTGGTGCGCTCAAACCGTATGCGAGAAGAGACGCAAGGGAGAGCGCTTCAATACATCACGCCTGGAGTCACCCTAGAAGCGCCGGAGATGGGAAAGCTGGCACATCTTCAACTGCTCGAAAAGCATATGGACGACCAGTTTGAATGGTTTGGGAACACAATT
The Deinococcus sp. KNUC1210 genome window above contains:
- a CDS encoding response regulator transcription factor, which gives rise to MIISDQSFAEPLQAALEDAGHPVQRATSVMTGLTLAREVPPSLVVVDAVLPDGPGRDVLRRLRLNSTVPVFVLTACDVPEETVELMQAGADQVLVKPMVMAEMVARIGARLRRSQHQAHLLSHGLVVWPQRHLVTFQGYPLPLTKTERQLLTVLLQRVDQPLSRSAIVRELWPEKEHSRQSNVIDAHMTTLRAKLGLVHLQGLITTVRRVGYVIRQASMDELMEPPVIALEDQD
- a CDS encoding NAD(P)/FAD-dependent oxidoreductase is translated as MTSFQYDVLIIGGGFAGLSAALYTARGMKRAFVCSAGPSRNAPSLSTHGVLTRDGTPPAEFLQTAHAELDHYDVPRLNGRVVQLTGQNNAFIATLENGETVQARKIILATGVRDVLPDTIPGLREEWGRGVHHCPYCYGWEVQGGPIALYQPGLNASHIQSVLYHQKISPNLLVCSDTAPDLSAAQRQLLKARHIEVIDEPLVEVESTGPGVRLTYADGNWTEHWALYAHSERVLNADLAVQLGCEATAASITVNAKQETTVPGVYAAGDVSSGNQVIFALASGASAAMYAGYTLFDDDLPADARAY
- a CDS encoding IS982 family transposase, which produces MCRPDFSLQPLHVAFETLIVWLEPQMPTKLLHDHEKISNAQLVAVALLQRIHKFVYFRKWWQFLKLNHFAWFPSEVQARIRLARLTPVIERLSVEVQKLDFVIIDSEPLPVSTFKRAPRCRFPGATHGFGTSGPVFGFKLHAWTTLSGKIAKYEIHPANLHDFTVGCLMNRDWPAYGGPKQIGDKGYQSGTYLTPPKKNAQQFDPRWKEEYAAARKIIESTFSALFGAGLRWGQVKTMRSLRLKVALLVSAHNLKFRNITL
- a CDS encoding tetratricopeptide repeat protein, encoding MDIDPDAVPDVLLLLSEAEACLTSDVARSGVLARQALALVEATGRPLLLARALCTAAAPLLFEKDLPGAQQLYQRAVVQSQLMHDTSTLSRALNGLGLCALRQGAYAQALAFFLDGLRQTPPEDAFGRLRLLNNIGLTRMEVGDHAFALQVHEQVVALAEELGEEISVLTGLTNIIVDRYELGEYTRVLTLIEQAQPDIMRSGLVAHRVVLAIYATLCSLQLGELAQAQAAATRLLP
- a CDS encoding GGDEF domain-containing protein is translated as MEQAEAANDWDNAIHARMVCGMVAIRAGKAEAARPLLERALLLARHYRLRARERDTLLLLSETCHLLTDWRCAYDFMVAYHHLERTLHDEHVDRQIALLSDQVQIEQLNHESQTQRQQFLALLHDHELVLQSRQAFRLRANQDPLTGLANRAGFQSRGEELLSHPEQVRCAVIFLDLDGFKPVNDTYGHAAGDQVLIHVAERLKAHVRPDDLVARLGGDEFAILLTHLQQPNDALTIATNLLDAVSQPYDLTDTVASGLTVMISASVGVAVAPLSGQTLATLQRQADEAMYAAKRQGRQQIIVDAPSS
- a CDS encoding DUF4238 domain-containing protein → MARQQNDAHWHHYVPIGYLKNFTNMQGTLCGYRKSTNMPFQFAKPRDVAAAEEFHTLPLRPNPVELEKRLDREFERPMIRTINTVLARVRLRQAGLQWGPLFTPEEHLSLAKFAALQLVRSNRMREETQGRALQYITPGVTLEAPEMGKLAHLQLLEKHMDDQFEWFGNTIGRHRLALISTTRSHPFWTSDDPVTVTRGAEGGKVTWGGVGLRDDHLELYLPLSWDVMAIFVGQHLTRRFPDLMHTRSDIVAERNRLTFATAHETVFSCNPFPPQIT